Genomic window (Propionibacteriaceae bacterium ZF39):
CGGTTGCGATAGGCCGCCAGCCAGTCCGCCGCGAACGCCTCCGCCGCGCCCATCTCCACCAGGGCCCAGACGCTGCCACCGAAACCCGCCCCGAACGACGAGGCCGCTTTGGCCCCCAGGTCCCCGGCCATCGACACCAGATCGCTGGTCTGCGGGACCTGATTGCCCAGGTGGGTCTCGGCGAGCCACTGCGACTCGGTGACCGCGCTGCCGAAGGCGTCCAGATCGCCCACAGCCAGGGCGTCGACCGCCGCCGGCACCAACACCTCGGATTCGACGACGAACTGCTCCAGCCGATGGCTGAGGAATTCGTCCCGCGCAACGAGCCCGGCCAGCTCGGACGGAGCCGTCGGAGAGGTGCGCACCGCGTCCGCCAGGGTGGCATCCTCCCGGCCGGTCGACGCCTTCCACCGCTCCAGGATCTCCTGTGTCGCCAGGGACGCGCGGTTGTAGAGCGCCTGGGCTGCCCCCGTCTTCTCCGCGGCCACCCCGCTGGTGGCCACGACGAGCGACCAGCCGTCGGGCCACGGCACGCTCCGGTGCTCGCGCGTGGGCGAGAAGCCGAACTCGACGAGCTCCCCGTGGCGCCCGCACAGCATGGCGACGTGATCCTCCGACCCGCCATGCGTACCCACCCCGGAATGCTCCCCCAGAGGCCCGAACCCACGCCCGTTCTCCACGCTCGCCAGGAACGACGCGAGGCGCAGACGATCGTCACCGACCAGGTCGACCCAGGCCGCCGTCTCCGACAGCCCGATCGCGTCGGCCCACGTCAGGGCGACGGCCACCAGCAGCGCTGACGAACTGCTCATCCCCGACGCCAGCGGAAGGTCCGAGTCGAGGGCGAGGTCGGCCCCATCCAGCGGGCCGAACACCGCCGTGAATCGATCGACGACCGCCTGCAGATAGCGACCCCAGTGCCCGGCCGGGAGCGCATCTCCCCCGCCGGGCACGAGCGTGACCGGGTCGGCGTACGCGCTGCTGCGCGCGACCACCGACCGGTCGGCACGCCGCGTCCCCCGCGCGCGTACGCCCCGGCCCACCGCGCAAACGAGGACGTTTCCGCCCGCATAGTCGGTGTGTTTGCCGAGCACTTCCACCCGGCCGGGGACCCGCCAACCCGATTCGGGCACGGATGTCACAGATTCACCTCGTGCCCGGCCAGCGCCGCACTCACGGCGGCCACGTCCCCCCGCGCGGACAGGTCGAGGACTCCTTCGTCGGACGGCACGACCGTGAACTCCACGCCATCGGCAACAAGAGCCCGCACCGCATCGACGATCTCGAGCTCACCGCGAGCCGAGGGACCGATCCGCCGGCAGGCGTCGAAGATCGAGGGCTCTAAGAGCCAGCAGTTCATGGTGATCAAGGGGTACGCCGGATCTCCGGCCCTGGTCTGCAACGCGGCCACGGCGTCAGGGGTCGGCTTCTCCACCAGATCGATCAGGGCGGCGCCCCGCACGCCGAGCAATCCGAAGGCGGCGATGCGTTCGGCGGGGATGTTGGAGTGGGCGAGGAGCCCGTCACGGCTGTATCCGACCGTCGCGGAGCCGGGCGCGGCGATGAGGGCCCGCACCGACTCGGTCGGATAGAGGTTGTCACCGTTGACGACGACGAACCGATCGCATCCGGCAAAGTTTTCCGCCGCGGCCACGGCATCCGCGGTCCCCCGCGGTTCGGCCTGCTCGGCGAAGGTCACCCGCAGGCGCGACATCGGCAGGTTCTCGTAGTAGTCCCGTACGGCCGTGTGCTCGGGGCCGATGACGAGACAGGCGTCAACGAGCCCGGCATCGGCGAGCCGCGTCAGCACGTGGTCGAGGAACGGCCGGCCGCCGAGGGGCATCATGGCCTTCGCCCCGACGGCAGCCGCGGAGGCCTGCTCGGGTGACAGATCGGCGGACGCCTCACGCCGCATGCGGGAGCCGAGCCCGCGCGCCATCACGACCACCTTGGTGACCGGTGTCATCACGCCTCCAGGCCCAGATGACGCGCCACCAGATCAGCGGCCGCCTCCGCCTCATCCAGCGAGCCGGCCTCGGCGAACACGCGCAGGACCGGCTCGGTGCCGGAGAACCGGATCGTCACCCAACCCCCGTCGGCGAAATAGATCTTGGCTCCGTCTTCCCACGACACGCGCTCGACCTCGCGCGCAAAATCGGGCAGATCGTGGTCGACGAACACCCGACGCTGCAGTTCCTCACGGCGTGCGGCGGTGAAGCCGAACGCCCGCTCGACCATCTCGAGCCGTCCATAGCGGGCCTCGATGTCAGCCCAGAGCTCCGACAGCTTCTTGCCGGAGGCCGCGACCATCTCGACGAGCAGGCAGCCGGCATAGATGCCGTCCTTGCCGGCGATGTGCCCGCGCACGGTCAGGCCACCCGATGACTCGCCGCCGATCACCGCGTCGGTTTCCGCCATCTTCGACGAGATCCACTTGAACCCGACGGGCACCTCATAGCACTGCTCGCCGTGGGCCTCGG
Coding sequences:
- a CDS encoding nucleotidyltransferase family protein — its product is MTPVTKVVVMARGLGSRMRREASADLSPEQASAAAVGAKAMMPLGGRPFLDHVLTRLADAGLVDACLVIGPEHTAVRDYYENLPMSRLRVTFAEQAEPRGTADAVAAAENFAGCDRFVVVNGDNLYPTESVRALIAAPGSATVGYSRDGLLAHSNIPAERIAAFGLLGVRGAALIDLVEKPTPDAVAALQTRAGDPAYPLITMNCWLLEPSIFDACRRIGPSARGELEIVDAVRALVADGVEFTVVPSDEGVLDLSARGDVAAVSAALAGHEVNL
- a CDS encoding galactokinase family protein, with the protein product MTSVPESGWRVPGRVEVLGKHTDYAGGNVLVCAVGRGVRARGTRRADRSVVARSSAYADPVTLVPGGGDALPAGHWGRYLQAVVDRFTAVFGPLDGADLALDSDLPLASGMSSSSALLVAVALTWADAIGLSETAAWVDLVGDDRLRLASFLASVENGRGFGPLGEHSGVGTHGGSEDHVAMLCGRHGELVEFGFSPTREHRSVPWPDGWSLVVATSGVAAEKTGAAQALYNRASLATQEILERWKASTGREDATLADAVRTSPTAPSELAGLVARDEFLSHRLEQFVVESEVLVPAAVDALAVGDLDAFGSAVTESQWLAETHLGNQVPQTSDLVSMAGDLGAKAASSFGAGFGGSVWALVEMGAAEAFAADWLAAYRNRFPADGSRASTLITLPSAPAERICGFRDPGERGL